From Bradyrhizobium sp. NDS-1, the proteins below share one genomic window:
- the rpoC gene encoding DNA-directed RNA polymerase subunit beta': protein MNQEIMNLFNPTTPAQVFDQIRISIASPEKILSWSYGEIKKPETINYRTFKPERDGLFCARIFGPIKDYECLCGKYKRMKYKGIICEKCSVEVTLSRVRRERMGHIELAAPVAHIWFLKSLPSRIGLLLDMTLKDLERILYFEYYVVLEPGLTALKDRQLLSEDEYLKAQDEYGQDSFTAMIGAEAIRELLKGMDLEKLEASLRIEMQETDSDIKHKKLAKRLKIVEAFRHSGNKPEWMIMTVVPVIPPDLRPLVPLDGGRFATSDLNDLYRRVINRNNRLKRLMELRAPDIIIRNEKRMLQEAVDALFDNGRRGRVITGANKRPLKSLADMLKGKQGRFRQNLLGKRVDYSGRSVIVVGPELRLHQCGLPKKMALELFKPFIYSRLDAKGLSTTVKQAKKLVEKERPEVWDILDEVIREHPVLLNRAPTLHRLGIQAFEPVLIEGKAIQLHPLVCSAFNADFDGDQMAVHVPLSLEAQLEARVLMMSTNNILHPANGQPIIVPSQDIVLGLYYVSIMREGLPGEGKAFGEMAELEHALHAKVIHLHTKIKYRWEGIDETGKISKRWIETTAGRVMLGNLLPKNPRVPYEIINKLMTKREISGVIDQVYRHCGQKETVIFCDRIMALGFYNAFKAGISFGKDDMVVPNSKWKIVDTTRTLAKDFEQQYNDGLITHGEKYNKVVDAWSKATEEIAKAMMKEISSTKKTASGADADINSIYMMAHSGARGSPAQMRQLAGMRGLMAKPSGEIIETPIISNFKEGLSVLEYFNSTHGARKGLADTALKTANSGYLTRRLVDVAQDCIITQSDCGTKLGIKMRAIVDAGTVVASLGSRILGRTACEDIRDSSGKVIIKRDTLMEESHLDAIQQGGVQEVKIRSALTCELVNGICGKCYGRDLARGTPVNHGEAVGVIAAQSIGEPGTQLTMRTFHIGGAAQLNEQSFVEANFDGKIVIRNKAIARNSEGHLVAMVRNMVVAIVDADGTERATHRVQYGSRLHVDEGDMVKRGQRIVEWDPYTRPLLTEVEGTIGFEDLIEGLSISETLDEATGIAKRVVIDWRSTRGGGDLRPAIVVKGKDGKVLKLARGGDARYMLSVDGILSVDIGAKVQAGDILARVSTESAKTRDITGGLPRVAELFEARRPKDAAIIAEISGTIRFGRDYKNKRRISIEPMDKTDEAREYLIPKGKHIHLQDGDVVEKGDFIVEGNPAPHDILAVKGIEELAAYLVNEIQEVYRLQGVLINDKHIEVIVRQMLQKVEVTDQGDTDMISGEQVDKIEFDALNEKAKEEGKKPATGTPVLLGITKASLQTRSFFSAASFQETTRVLTEAAVNGKVDPLEGLKENVIVGRLIPAGTGASMAKIREVAVKRDKMILDEREKQAAVVSPAPEAELPALPPAE, encoded by the coding sequence ATGAACCAAGAAATTATGAATCTCTTCAACCCGACGACGCCGGCTCAGGTCTTCGACCAGATCCGGATCTCGATCGCGTCTCCAGAGAAGATTCTGTCCTGGTCCTACGGCGAGATCAAGAAGCCGGAGACCATCAATTACCGTACCTTCAAGCCCGAGCGCGACGGCCTGTTCTGCGCCCGCATCTTCGGGCCGATCAAGGATTACGAGTGCTTGTGCGGCAAGTACAAGCGCATGAAGTACAAGGGCATCATCTGCGAGAAGTGCTCGGTCGAGGTCACGCTGTCGCGCGTCCGGCGCGAGCGCATGGGCCATATCGAGCTCGCAGCCCCCGTCGCCCACATCTGGTTCCTGAAGTCGCTGCCCTCGCGCATCGGCCTCCTGCTCGACATGACGCTGAAGGATCTCGAGCGGATCCTCTATTTCGAATACTACGTCGTGCTCGAGCCGGGCCTCACCGCGCTGAAGGACCGCCAGCTGCTGTCGGAAGACGAGTATCTGAAGGCGCAGGACGAGTACGGTCAGGACTCCTTCACCGCCATGATCGGCGCCGAAGCGATCCGCGAGCTGCTCAAGGGCATGGACCTCGAGAAGCTCGAGGCTTCCCTGCGCATCGAGATGCAGGAGACAGACTCCGACATCAAGCACAAGAAGCTCGCCAAGCGCCTGAAGATCGTGGAAGCGTTCCGCCACTCCGGCAACAAGCCGGAATGGATGATCATGACCGTGGTTCCGGTGATTCCGCCGGACCTGCGTCCGCTCGTGCCGCTCGACGGCGGCCGCTTCGCGACCTCGGACCTCAACGACCTCTACCGCCGCGTCATCAACCGCAACAACCGCTTGAAGCGGCTGATGGAGCTGCGCGCGCCCGACATCATCATCCGCAACGAGAAGCGCATGCTTCAGGAAGCGGTCGATGCGCTGTTCGACAACGGACGCCGCGGCCGCGTCATCACGGGTGCCAACAAGCGCCCGCTGAAGTCGCTCGCCGACATGCTCAAGGGCAAGCAGGGCCGTTTCCGCCAGAACCTGCTCGGCAAGCGCGTCGACTATTCGGGCCGTTCGGTGATCGTGGTCGGTCCCGAGCTGCGCCTGCATCAGTGCGGCCTGCCGAAGAAGATGGCGCTCGAGCTGTTCAAGCCGTTCATCTATTCGCGGCTTGACGCCAAGGGCCTGTCCACCACCGTGAAGCAGGCCAAGAAACTGGTCGAGAAGGAGCGGCCCGAGGTCTGGGACATCCTGGACGAGGTCATCCGCGAGCATCCGGTGCTGCTGAACCGCGCACCGACGCTGCATCGTCTCGGCATCCAGGCGTTCGAGCCGGTGCTGATCGAGGGCAAGGCGATCCAGCTTCACCCGCTGGTCTGCTCCGCGTTCAACGCCGACTTCGACGGCGACCAGATGGCCGTGCACGTCCCGCTGTCGCTCGAAGCGCAGCTGGAAGCGCGCGTCCTGATGATGTCGACCAACAACATCCTGCATCCGGCCAATGGTCAGCCGATCATCGTGCCGTCGCAGGACATCGTGCTCGGTCTCTATTACGTCTCGATCATGCGCGAAGGCCTGCCCGGCGAGGGCAAGGCGTTCGGCGAGATGGCCGAGCTCGAGCACGCGCTGCACGCGAAGGTCATCCACCTCCACACCAAGATCAAGTACCGGTGGGAAGGCATCGACGAGACCGGCAAGATCTCCAAGCGCTGGATCGAGACCACCGCCGGCCGCGTCATGCTCGGCAATCTGCTGCCGAAGAATCCGCGCGTCCCGTACGAGATCATCAACAAGCTGATGACCAAGCGCGAGATCTCCGGCGTCATCGACCAGGTCTACCGCCACTGCGGCCAGAAGGAGACGGTGATCTTCTGCGACCGCATCATGGCGCTCGGCTTCTACAACGCGTTCAAGGCGGGCATCTCGTTCGGCAAGGACGACATGGTCGTGCCGAACTCCAAGTGGAAGATCGTCGACACCACCCGTACGCTGGCGAAGGATTTCGAGCAGCAGTACAACGACGGCCTGATCACCCATGGCGAGAAGTACAACAAGGTCGTCGACGCCTGGTCGAAGGCCACGGAAGAAATCGCCAAGGCGATGATGAAGGAGATCTCCTCCACCAAGAAGACGGCGAGTGGAGCGGACGCCGACATCAACTCGATCTACATGATGGCCCACTCCGGCGCCCGCGGTTCGCCGGCCCAGATGCGCCAGCTCGCCGGCATGCGCGGCCTGATGGCCAAGCCGTCGGGTGAGATCATCGAGACGCCGATCATCTCGAACTTCAAGGAAGGCCTCTCGGTTCTCGAGTACTTCAACTCGACCCACGGCGCCCGCAAGGGCCTCGCGGACACCGCGTTGAAGACCGCGAACTCGGGCTATCTGACCCGTCGTCTGGTCGACGTCGCGCAGGACTGCATCATCACGCAGAGCGACTGCGGCACCAAGCTCGGCATCAAGATGCGCGCCATCGTCGATGCCGGCACCGTGGTTGCTTCGCTGGGTTCGCGCATCCTCGGACGCACGGCCTGCGAAGACATCCGGGACAGCTCGGGCAAGGTGATCATCAAGCGCGATACGCTGATGGAAGAAAGCCATCTGGACGCCATCCAGCAGGGTGGTGTGCAGGAGGTGAAGATCCGCTCGGCTCTGACCTGCGAGCTCGTCAACGGCATCTGCGGCAAGTGCTACGGCCGCGACCTCGCCCGCGGCACGCCGGTCAACCACGGCGAAGCGGTCGGCGTCATCGCGGCGCAGTCGATCGGCGAGCCGGGCACCCAGCTCACCATGCGTACCTTCCACATCGGTGGTGCGGCGCAGCTCAACGAGCAGTCGTTCGTCGAAGCCAATTTCGACGGCAAGATCGTGATCAGGAACAAGGCCATCGCCCGCAACAGCGAAGGTCACCTGGTCGCGATGGTGCGCAATATGGTGGTGGCGATCGTCGATGCCGACGGCACCGAGCGTGCGACGCACCGCGTCCAGTACGGCTCGCGTCTGCACGTCGACGAAGGCGACATGGTCAAGCGCGGCCAGCGCATCGTCGAGTGGGACCCCTACACCCGTCCGCTTCTCACCGAGGTCGAAGGTACCATCGGCTTCGAGGACCTGATCGAGGGTCTGTCGATCTCGGAAACGCTGGACGAGGCCACCGGCATCGCCAAGCGCGTGGTCATCGACTGGCGCTCGACGCGCGGCGGCGGGGACCTGCGTCCCGCCATCGTGGTCAAGGGCAAGGACGGCAAGGTGCTCAAGCTCGCCCGTGGCGGCGATGCCCGCTACATGCTGTCGGTTGACGGCATTCTGTCGGTCGACATCGGAGCCAAGGTCCAGGCGGGCGACATTCTCGCCCGTGTCTCGACCGAAAGCGCCAAGACGCGTGACATCACCGGCGGTCTGCCGCGGGTGGCGGAACTGTTCGAGGCACGGCGTCCGAAGGACGCGGCGATCATCGCCGAAATCTCGGGCACCATCCGGTTCGGGCGCGACTACAAGAACAAGCGTCGCATCTCGATCGAGCCGATGGACAAGACCGACGAGGCGCGCGAGTACCTGATCCCGAAGGGCAAGCACATCCACCTTCAGGACGGCGACGTCGTCGAAAAGGGCGACTTCATCGTGGAAGGCAACCCCGCGCCGCACGACATCCTGGCGGTCAAGGGCATCGAGGAGCTCGCGGCCTATCTGGTCAACGAGATCCAGGAGGTCTACCGGCTCCAAGGCGTGCTCATCAACGACAAGCACATCGAGGTGATCGTCCGTCAGATGCTCCAGAAGGTGGAAGTTACCGACCAGGGCGATACGGACATGATCTCGGGCGAGCAGGTCGACAAGATCGAGTTCGACGCGCTGAACGAGAAGGCCAAGGAAGAGGGCAAGAAGCCCGCCACGGGGACGCCGGTTCTGCTCGGCATCACCAAGGCGAGCCTCCAGACCCGCTCGTTCTTCTCGGCGGCCTCGTTCCAGGAGACCACCCGCGTCCTCACGGAAGCGGCGGTCAACGGCAAGGTCGATCCGCTCGAAGGCCTCAAGGAGAACGTCATCGTCGGCCGGCTGATCCCGGCAGGCACCGGCGCTTCCATGGCCAAGATCCGCGAAGTCGCCGTGAAGCGCGACAAGATGATCCTGGACGAGCGCGAGAAGCAGGCGGCCGTCGTGTCGCCCGCGCCGGAGGCGGAGCTTCCCGCACTGCCGCCCGCGGAATGA
- the rpsG gene encoding 30S ribosomal protein S7 has translation MSRRHSAEKREVLPDPKFGNIIVTKFMNSVMYAGKKSVAEGIVYGAFGIIETKTKQNPLGVFEQALENVMPTIEVRSRRVGGATYQVPVEVRSTRRQALGIRWLISAARERNEKTMTERLSAELLDASNNRGNAVKKREDVHRMAEANRAFSHYRW, from the coding sequence ATGTCTCGTCGCCACTCAGCGGAAAAGCGCGAAGTCCTTCCCGATCCGAAGTTCGGGAACATCATCGTCACGAAGTTCATGAACTCGGTGATGTATGCCGGCAAGAAGTCGGTCGCCGAAGGCATCGTCTACGGTGCGTTCGGTATCATCGAAACCAAGACCAAGCAGAACCCGCTCGGCGTGTTCGAGCAGGCACTCGAGAACGTCATGCCGACGATCGAAGTGCGCTCCCGCCGCGTCGGCGGCGCGACCTACCAGGTCCCGGTCGAGGTTCGTTCGACCCGCCGTCAGGCGCTGGGCATCCGCTGGCTGATCTCCGCTGCGCGCGAGCGCAACGAGAAGACTATGACCGAGCGGCTGTCGGCGGAGCTCCTGGACGCGTCGAACAACCGGGGCAACGCCGTCAAGAAGCGCGAAGACGTGCACCGGATGGCGGAAGCCAACCGCGCCTTCTCGCACTATCGCTGGTAA
- a CDS encoding FAD-dependent oxidoreductase, which translates to MLDLAIVGGGPGGLMSAWYLKRKLGDLCRVTIYEASDRLGGKIATRKFDSAPAMYEAGVAEIYDYSMTGPDPLRELIQHFGLQTIPMDAEQVQFGGELLSDVPGMRRKYGAKTAAAIEAFRKRCAEVMSPIEYYEGVGAHDNDNPWAYKTAEQVLDEEVEDETAKRFFKVMARSDIATESHNTNGLNALKNYLMDVDGYIGLYSIQNGNEQLIECLQSEVNADIQLNHRVLTVGKAPSGRYQLKMMNGKGPETRDFDLVLVCLPHSWLATMGWEGEQLRRSMVKHVSYFDRPAHYLRVSILFETPFWGEKIPGAWFMSEAFGGCCVYNEGARHDVGKHGVLNWLIPGSDALAFANLSDQELIDAALKSLPASLGDARSHFMEGKIHRWLSSVNAIPGGLPVRDVMTNHRPEPKEHPGIVVVGDYLFDSTLNGLLDSSDAATDIILTEMMRLRRKGAQDGKPVSDKIDRDYFENYRGLGSYHEAWRHFTDPDYLTKLLGIVWGRTKGAKLLVAGSASGELVGALRERGIDAFGIENNRAIHGRTPKALKKYNKLGSITDMPFKDGAFDFVFETSLCHVSPKQVVRAIKELNRVVKTGLVFGSITSDMAPALIDRYDLLRGVKKLGTWWEWSELFFGNGFDLAMHRKDCTDALWEATLAANKGPGQWYADADSLRYSFFDKVEDEDDD; encoded by the coding sequence ATGCTCGATCTTGCAATCGTAGGCGGCGGCCCCGGTGGGCTGATGAGCGCCTGGTATCTGAAGCGCAAGCTTGGCGATCTCTGCCGTGTCACCATCTACGAAGCCTCCGACCGGCTCGGCGGCAAGATCGCCACGCGCAAGTTCGATTCGGCGCCTGCGATGTACGAGGCCGGCGTTGCCGAGATCTACGACTACTCGATGACCGGGCCCGACCCACTGCGCGAGCTGATTCAGCATTTCGGACTGCAGACCATTCCGATGGATGCCGAGCAGGTGCAGTTCGGCGGCGAACTGCTGAGCGACGTGCCCGGCATGCGCCGCAAATACGGCGCCAAGACCGCGGCGGCAATCGAGGCGTTCCGCAAACGTTGTGCCGAGGTGATGTCGCCGATCGAATATTACGAGGGCGTCGGCGCGCACGACAACGACAACCCCTGGGCCTACAAGACCGCCGAGCAGGTGCTCGACGAGGAGGTCGAGGACGAGACCGCAAAGCGCTTCTTCAAGGTGATGGCGCGCTCCGACATCGCGACCGAGAGTCACAACACCAACGGCCTCAACGCGCTCAAGAACTATCTGATGGATGTCGACGGCTATATTGGCCTGTATTCCATCCAGAACGGCAACGAGCAGCTGATCGAATGCCTCCAGTCGGAAGTCAACGCCGACATCCAGCTCAATCACCGCGTGCTCACCGTGGGCAAGGCGCCGTCCGGCCGCTATCAGCTCAAGATGATGAACGGCAAGGGACCCGAGACCCGCGACTTCGATCTCGTGCTGGTCTGCCTGCCGCATTCCTGGCTCGCCACCATGGGGTGGGAAGGCGAGCAGCTGCGCAGGTCGATGGTCAAGCACGTCTCCTATTTCGACCGTCCCGCGCATTACCTGCGCGTCTCGATCCTGTTCGAGACGCCGTTCTGGGGCGAGAAGATTCCCGGCGCCTGGTTTATGTCGGAAGCCTTCGGCGGCTGCTGCGTCTACAATGAGGGCGCGCGCCACGATGTCGGCAAGCACGGCGTGCTGAACTGGCTCATTCCCGGCTCCGACGCGCTGGCCTTTGCCAATCTGTCGGACCAGGAGCTGATCGACGCCGCGCTCAAGTCGCTGCCGGCTTCGCTCGGCGATGCGCGTTCGCATTTCATGGAAGGCAAGATCCATCGCTGGCTGTCGTCAGTGAACGCGATTCCGGGCGGTCTGCCCGTGCGCGACGTCATGACCAACCACCGGCCGGAGCCGAAAGAGCATCCCGGCATCGTGGTGGTCGGCGACTATCTGTTCGACTCGACGCTGAACGGCCTGCTCGATTCCTCGGACGCGGCGACCGACATCATCCTGACCGAGATGATGCGTCTGCGCCGCAAGGGCGCGCAGGATGGCAAGCCCGTCTCCGACAAGATCGACCGCGATTATTTCGAGAACTATCGGGGCCTTGGTTCCTATCACGAGGCATGGCGCCACTTCACCGACCCCGATTATCTCACCAAGCTGCTCGGCATCGTCTGGGGCAGGACCAAAGGCGCCAAGCTGCTCGTCGCTGGCTCGGCCAGCGGCGAGCTGGTCGGCGCGCTGCGCGAGCGCGGCATCGACGCCTTCGGCATCGAGAACAACCGTGCCATCCACGGAAGGACGCCGAAGGCGCTGAAGAAGTACAACAAGCTCGGCTCGATCACCGACATGCCGTTCAAGGACGGCGCGTTCGACTTCGTGTTCGAGACCAGCCTTTGCCACGTTTCCCCGAAGCAGGTGGTCCGCGCGATCAAGGAGCTGAATCGCGTGGTCAAGACCGGCCTCGTGTTCGGCTCGATCACCTCGGACATGGCTCCGGCTTTGATTGATCGCTACGATCTCCTCCGCGGGGTCAAGAAGCTCGGCACCTGGTGGGAATGGTCCGAGCTGTTCTTCGGCAATGGCTTCGACCTCGCGATGCACCGCAAGGATTGCACCGATGCGCTCTGGGAGGCGACGCTCGCCGCCAACAAGGGGCCGGGGCAGTGGTACGCCGACGCCGACAGCTTGCGCTATTCCTTCTTCGACAAGGTCGAGGACGAGGACGACGACTGA
- the rpsL gene encoding 30S ribosomal protein S12 translates to MPTINQLIAQPREVQKSRKKVPALQQSPQKRGVCTRVYTTTPKKPNSALRKVAKVRLTNGFEVIGYIPGEGHNLQEHSVVMIRGGRVKDLPGVRYHILRGVLDTQGVKNRKQRRSKYGAKRPK, encoded by the coding sequence ATGCCGACGATCAACCAGCTGATCGCTCAACCGCGTGAAGTGCAGAAGTCGCGCAAGAAGGTGCCGGCGCTGCAGCAGTCGCCGCAGAAGCGTGGTGTTTGCACCCGCGTCTACACCACGACCCCGAAGAAGCCGAACTCGGCGCTTCGTAAGGTCGCCAAGGTGCGCCTGACCAACGGCTTCGAGGTGATCGGCTACATCCCCGGCGAGGGCCATAATCTCCAGGAGCACTCGGTGGTCATGATCCGCGGCGGCCGCGTCAAGGACTTGCCGGGCGTGCGCTACCACATCCTCCGCGGCGTTCTGGATACCCAGGGCGTCAAGAACCGTAAGCAGCGTCGTTCGAAGTACGGCGCGAAGCGTCCGAAGTAA
- a CDS encoding ABC transporter ATP-binding protein, with product MASKPLPPDKQKLAAEEAAELDDKLAAAARPDLENDEEDESEDELGLDDDDEDEDLVVFTAREAAGALATIVGFVKPYLTNYKRMLSYVAFGVFVETLFNVIMPLSLKFLIDDALGEEDFQALYKILGVLAVTGIFTSIVAVWYERWDARLAACVISDIRSRLFEHVQDLPAAYFGRTKRGEILSRFSVDLSAVEGSIKTFANSAALPFLELIAGIILMLFLNWQLAVVALLVFPITLIGPRILTPKAVQANYEQKQNESALLGMVQENVAAQAVIKAFSLQRKMFGFFRFRNDETRDRIASATFLSTMVERTVTISVLLLHLVVLAIGAYLATTGQITIGTFVTFESAFWEVSYNIAHVMHFIPVSISSAAAIRHIQELLDEPTRGADRPGAPDLPRITNDITFDHVTFQYEGSQTPVLDNLSLKLNAGKRIAIVGPSGSGKSTLLNLILRLYVPNEGRVTIDGVDVRKVTLDSLRRSMAVVFQENMLFNMSIRENIRLGKEGASDAEVEEAARKAEIHRYIMSLPQRYDTPVGERGDTLSGGQRQRIAIARAIIRNPSVLLLDEATSALDQTTEAAINRTLLKVAKGRTMIWSTHRLTSVVEMDEIIVISAGRAIERGSHAQLLAKNGIYRKLWNDQIHQPHGAAAHADDGRDDDDEEDDEDDDDREE from the coding sequence ATGGCGTCCAAGCCCCTCCCGCCCGACAAACAGAAGCTCGCTGCCGAAGAGGCGGCCGAGCTCGACGACAAGCTCGCCGCCGCCGCCAGGCCGGACCTCGAGAATGATGAGGAAGACGAGAGCGAGGACGAGCTGGGGCTCGATGATGACGATGAGGATGAAGACCTCGTCGTCTTTACGGCGCGCGAGGCCGCCGGCGCGCTCGCCACCATCGTCGGCTTCGTCAAGCCCTATCTGACCAACTACAAGCGGATGCTGTCCTACGTTGCGTTCGGCGTCTTCGTCGAGACGCTCTTCAACGTCATCATGCCGCTCAGCCTGAAGTTCCTGATCGACGACGCGCTCGGCGAGGAGGATTTTCAGGCACTTTACAAGATCCTCGGCGTGCTCGCGGTAACGGGCATCTTCACCTCGATCGTCGCGGTCTGGTACGAGCGCTGGGATGCGCGGCTGGCCGCTTGCGTCATCTCCGACATTCGCTCGCGCCTGTTCGAGCATGTCCAGGACCTGCCGGCGGCCTATTTCGGCCGCACCAAGCGCGGTGAGATCCTGTCCCGCTTCTCAGTCGACCTCTCGGCCGTCGAAGGCTCGATCAAGACCTTTGCCAACAGCGCGGCGCTGCCGTTCCTGGAGCTGATCGCCGGCATCATCCTGATGCTGTTTCTGAACTGGCAGCTCGCCGTCGTTGCGCTGCTGGTGTTCCCGATCACCCTGATCGGGCCGCGCATCCTCACGCCAAAGGCCGTGCAGGCCAATTACGAGCAGAAGCAGAACGAGAGTGCGCTGCTCGGCATGGTCCAGGAGAACGTGGCGGCGCAGGCCGTGATCAAGGCCTTCAGCCTGCAGCGCAAGATGTTCGGCTTCTTCCGGTTCCGCAACGACGAGACCCGCGACAGGATCGCTTCAGCGACCTTCCTCTCGACCATGGTGGAGCGCACGGTCACCATTTCGGTTCTGCTCCTGCACCTCGTGGTGCTCGCGATCGGCGCCTATCTGGCAACAACGGGCCAGATCACCATCGGCACCTTCGTCACCTTCGAAAGCGCGTTCTGGGAGGTCTCCTACAACATCGCCCACGTGATGCATTTCATTCCGGTGTCGATCTCCTCGGCCGCCGCGATCCGCCACATCCAGGAACTGCTCGACGAGCCCACCCGCGGCGCCGATCGTCCTGGCGCGCCCGACCTGCCGCGCATCACCAACGACATCACCTTCGATCACGTCACCTTCCAGTACGAGGGCAGTCAGACGCCGGTGCTGGATAATCTCAGTCTCAAGCTCAATGCGGGCAAGCGTATCGCGATCGTCGGCCCGAGCGGATCCGGCAAGAGCACGCTGCTCAACCTGATCCTGCGGCTGTACGTGCCCAACGAGGGGCGCGTCACCATCGACGGTGTCGACGTCCGCAAGGTGACGCTGGATTCACTACGCCGGAGCATGGCGGTGGTGTTTCAGGAGAACATGTTGTTCAACATGTCGATCCGCGAGAACATCCGGCTCGGCAAGGAGGGCGCGAGCGACGCGGAGGTGGAGGAGGCGGCCAGGAAGGCCGAGATCCACCGCTACATCATGAGCCTGCCGCAACGATACGACACACCGGTCGGCGAGCGCGGCGACACCCTGTCGGGCGGCCAGCGCCAGCGCATCGCGATCGCGCGCGCGATCATCCGCAACCCCTCGGTGCTGTTGCTGGACGAAGCGACCTCCGCTCTGGACCAGACCACGGAAGCTGCGATCAACCGGACGCTGCTCAAGGTGGCCAAGGGGCGCACCATGATCTGGTCGACCCACCGCCTGACCTCGGTGGTCGAGATGGACGAAATCATCGTGATCTCCGCGGGCAGGGCGATCGAACGCGGCTCGCATGCCCAGTTGCTCGCCAAGAACGGCATTTATCGCAAGCTGTGGAACGACCAGATCCACCAGCCGCATGGCGCGGCGGCTCACGCCGACGACGGCAGAGACGATGATGACGAAGAGGATGACGAGGACGACGACGACCGGGAGGAGTGA